Proteins encoded by one window of Aptenodytes patagonicus chromosome 11, bAptPat1.pri.cur, whole genome shotgun sequence:
- the APRT gene encoding adenine phosphoribosyltransferase isoform X1, whose product MSEERLGRVRDRVRSFPDFPVPGVLFRDISPLLKDPAAFGTLIDLLEDHLRASFPKIDFIAGLDSRGFLIGPSLAQRLGIGFVLIRKKGKLPGPTESVSYALEYGKAELEIQSDAVEPGQKVVIVDDLLATGGTMWAACELMKRLRAEVLECLVIIELKLLKGSEKLKSIPFYSLLQYD is encoded by the exons ATGAGCGAGGAGCGGCTGGGGAGGGTGCGCGACCGGGTGCGGTCCTTCCCCGACTTCCCGGTGCCCGGCGTGCTCTTCCG CGATATCAGCCCCTTGCTGAAGGATCCTGCGGCTTTCGGGACTTTGATTGATCTTCTGGAAGATCATTTGAGGGCATCTTTCCCCAAAATCGACTTTATTGCAG gcCTGGACTCCCGCGGCTTCCTCATAGGCCCCTCCCTGGCTCAGAGACTGGGGATCGGCTTCGTGCTGATACGGAAAAAGGGGAAGCTTCCCGGTCCGACCGAGTCGGTCTCCTACGCCCTTGAGTATGGCAAG GCTGAACTTGAAATCCAGAGCGACGCCGTGGAACCGGGACAAAAAGTAGTTATTGTAGATGACTTGCTTGCAACTGGAG GTACCATGTGGGCGGCCTGCGAGCTGATGAAGAGGCTGAGGGCTGAAGTCCTGGAGTGCCTGGTGATCATAGAGTTAAAACTCCTGAAAGGGTCAGAAAAGCTCAAGTCCATCCCTTTCTACTCCCTGCTGCAGTATGACTGA
- the CDT1 gene encoding DNA replication factor Cdt1 isoform X2, which yields MAQLRLTDFFGRTKAVTGAPAKRDGGRRLKAALAGPPVHREAEEDGAPAGLSAHPPPLPGSPRTPARGGSPAVRGLAGRKRGRREMEAEPPTGARPEEPSGNSARKRLQLHRDAEPGPPTAAASPSPPATARPPTPPSLDLAADPLAGTTRSPGQGQDGGTQPGTAPPETTRRLQREDLAGLRCRLRRVKALAQLAQLPPVPAGASHNLRSRLEQARQLELRIREKKAGSGATLGAGPSGDTGVAAPAAEAGEKPPAYQRFHTLAQDLPPGLTLPYKFKVLAEMFRSMDTIAGMLFNRAETITFAKVKQGVQDMMRKQFEERHVGQIKAVYPTSYRLRQEKNIPTFGNGVKKSDYQLTLEPVLGEEEKADGRPHLSASRLLERRKEFNRNLVNIVKQHHKAFLAALSPPMVVPEEKLTRWHPRFNVDEVPDISPAELPRPPQEDRLTTAQEVLSTARGMLTPKMEKALANLALRTAEAGAGEPVASKVPSPASTSSALKGVSQALLERIRAKEAQKLQALMTREPQQEERLAMLGRLPAMARILRNVFVAEKKQALTMEVACARMADSYDVQMPPGEMEKHLRLFAELLPDWVGIHAVRTDTYIKLDKGKDLGLVTERLTRAAKEAEAL from the exons ATGGCCCAGCTCCGCCTCACCGACTTCTTCGGCCGCACGAAGGCGGTCACCGGAGCCCCGGCCAAACGCGACGGCGGCCGCCGGCTCAAGGCCGCCCTTGCCGGGCCCCCGGTGCACcgggaggcggaggaggatggTGCCCCGGCGGGGCTCAGCGCCcacccgccgccgctgcccggctCGCCGCGCACCCCGGCCCGCGGCGGCTCCCCGGCGGTGCGGGGACTGGCGGGCAGGAAGCGGGGCCGCCGTGAGATGGAAGCGGAGCCGCCGACCGGGGCCCGGCCCGAGGAGCCGAGCGGGAATTCGGCGCGGAAGAGGCTGCAGCTGCACCGGGATGCGGAGCCGGGGCCGCCGACCGCG GCCGCCAGCCCCTcgcctccagccactgctcggCCCCCGACGCCGCCCTCGCTGGACCTGGCAGCGGATCCCCTGGCCGGCACCACCCGCTCCCCCGGCCAGGGCCAGGATGGGGGGACACAGCCCGGCACAGCCCCCCCGGAGACAACCAGGCGCCTGCAGCGG gAGGACCTGGCCGGGCTGCGGTGCCGCCTGCGGAGGGTGAAGGCGCTGGCCCAGCTGGCCCAGCTGCCACCCGTCCCCGCCGGGGCCAGCCACAACCTGCGGAGCCGTCTGGAGCAAGCGCGGCAACTGGAGCTGCGGATCCGTGAGAAGAAAGCGGGAAGTGGAGCCACTCTGGGAGCGGGGCCATCCGGGGACACCGGGgtggcagctcctgcagcagaggCCGG tGAGAAGCCCCCCGCGTACCAGCGGTTCCACACCCTCGCGCAGGACCTGCCTCCAGGGCTCACGCTGCCCTACAAGTTCAAGGTGCTGGCGGAGATGTTCCGCAGCATGGACACCATTGCCGGGATGCTCTTCAACCGTGCCGAGACCATCACCTTCGCGAAGGTCAAGCAGGGGGTGCAGGACATGATGCGCAA GCAGTTTGAGGAGCGGCACGTGGGGCAGATCAAGGCAGTATACCCCACCTCGTACAGGCTGCGCCAGGAGAAGAACATCCCCACCTTCGGCAACGGCGTGAAGAAGTCTGACTACCAGCTCACGCTGGAGCCAGTGCTGGGGGAAG AGGAGAAAGCGGACGGTCGCCCGCACTTGTCGGCGTCGCGCTTGCTGGAACGCAGGAAGGAGTTCAACCGCAACCTGGTGAACATCGTCAAGCAGCACCACAAG GCATTCCTGGCCGCCCTCAGCCCTCCCATGGTGGTGCCGGAGGAGAAGCTGACCCGCTGGCATCCCCGCTTCAACGTGGACGAAGTGCCGGACATCAGCCCGGCAGAGCTGCCGCGGCCGCCCCAGGAGGACAGGCTCACCACGGCCCAGGAGGTGCTGAGCACGGCTCGGGGGATGCTGACCCCCAAG ATGGAAAAAGCTCTTGCCAACCTGGCCTTAAGAACCGCTGAAGCCGGTGCGGGGGAACCGGTGGCTTCCAAAGTACCGTCCCCTGCCAGCACCTCCAGTGCTCTGAAAGGGGTGTCCCAGGCCCTGCTCGAGAGG ATCCGGGCAAAGGAGGCGCAGAAGCTGCAGGCGCTGATGACGCGGGAACCGCAGCAGGAGGAGCGGCTCGCCATGCTGGGGCGGCTGCCAGCCATGGCCCGCATCCTGCGCAACGTCTTCGTGGCCGAGAAGAAGCAGGCGCTGACCATGGAGGTGGCTTGTGCCCGCATGGCCGACAGCTACGACGTGCAGATGCCTCCCG GCGAGATGGAAAAACACTTGCGCCTCTTCGCAGAGCTGCTGCCCGACTGGGTGGGGATCCACGCCGTCAGGACGGACACCTACATCAAACTGGACAAAGGGAAGGACCTCGGCCTCGTCACGGAGAGGCTCACCAGGGCGGCAAAGGAGGCAGAAGCCCTCTGA
- the CDT1 gene encoding DNA replication factor Cdt1 isoform X1: MAQLRLTDFFGRTKAVTGAPAKRDGGRRLKAALAGPPVHREAEEDGAPAGLSAHPPPLPGSPRTPARGGSPAVRGLAGRKRGRREMEAEPPTGARPEEPSGNSARKRLQLHRDAEPGPPTAAASPSPPATARPPTPPSLDLAADPLAGTTRSPGQGQDGGTQPGTAPPETTRRLQREDLAGLRCRLRRVKALAQLAQLPPVPAGASHNLRSRLEQARQLELRIREKKAGSGATLGAGPSGDTGVAAPAAEAGSEKPPAYQRFHTLAQDLPPGLTLPYKFKVLAEMFRSMDTIAGMLFNRAETITFAKVKQGVQDMMRKQFEERHVGQIKAVYPTSYRLRQEKNIPTFGNGVKKSDYQLTLEPVLGEEEKADGRPHLSASRLLERRKEFNRNLVNIVKQHHKAFLAALSPPMVVPEEKLTRWHPRFNVDEVPDISPAELPRPPQEDRLTTAQEVLSTARGMLTPKMEKALANLALRTAEAGAGEPVASKVPSPASTSSALKGVSQALLERIRAKEAQKLQALMTREPQQEERLAMLGRLPAMARILRNVFVAEKKQALTMEVACARMADSYDVQMPPGEMEKHLRLFAELLPDWVGIHAVRTDTYIKLDKGKDLGLVTERLTRAAKEAEAL; encoded by the exons ATGGCCCAGCTCCGCCTCACCGACTTCTTCGGCCGCACGAAGGCGGTCACCGGAGCCCCGGCCAAACGCGACGGCGGCCGCCGGCTCAAGGCCGCCCTTGCCGGGCCCCCGGTGCACcgggaggcggaggaggatggTGCCCCGGCGGGGCTCAGCGCCcacccgccgccgctgcccggctCGCCGCGCACCCCGGCCCGCGGCGGCTCCCCGGCGGTGCGGGGACTGGCGGGCAGGAAGCGGGGCCGCCGTGAGATGGAAGCGGAGCCGCCGACCGGGGCCCGGCCCGAGGAGCCGAGCGGGAATTCGGCGCGGAAGAGGCTGCAGCTGCACCGGGATGCGGAGCCGGGGCCGCCGACCGCG GCCGCCAGCCCCTcgcctccagccactgctcggCCCCCGACGCCGCCCTCGCTGGACCTGGCAGCGGATCCCCTGGCCGGCACCACCCGCTCCCCCGGCCAGGGCCAGGATGGGGGGACACAGCCCGGCACAGCCCCCCCGGAGACAACCAGGCGCCTGCAGCGG gAGGACCTGGCCGGGCTGCGGTGCCGCCTGCGGAGGGTGAAGGCGCTGGCCCAGCTGGCCCAGCTGCCACCCGTCCCCGCCGGGGCCAGCCACAACCTGCGGAGCCGTCTGGAGCAAGCGCGGCAACTGGAGCTGCGGATCCGTGAGAAGAAAGCGGGAAGTGGAGCCACTCTGGGAGCGGGGCCATCCGGGGACACCGGGgtggcagctcctgcagcagaggCCGG cagtGAGAAGCCCCCCGCGTACCAGCGGTTCCACACCCTCGCGCAGGACCTGCCTCCAGGGCTCACGCTGCCCTACAAGTTCAAGGTGCTGGCGGAGATGTTCCGCAGCATGGACACCATTGCCGGGATGCTCTTCAACCGTGCCGAGACCATCACCTTCGCGAAGGTCAAGCAGGGGGTGCAGGACATGATGCGCAA GCAGTTTGAGGAGCGGCACGTGGGGCAGATCAAGGCAGTATACCCCACCTCGTACAGGCTGCGCCAGGAGAAGAACATCCCCACCTTCGGCAACGGCGTGAAGAAGTCTGACTACCAGCTCACGCTGGAGCCAGTGCTGGGGGAAG AGGAGAAAGCGGACGGTCGCCCGCACTTGTCGGCGTCGCGCTTGCTGGAACGCAGGAAGGAGTTCAACCGCAACCTGGTGAACATCGTCAAGCAGCACCACAAG GCATTCCTGGCCGCCCTCAGCCCTCCCATGGTGGTGCCGGAGGAGAAGCTGACCCGCTGGCATCCCCGCTTCAACGTGGACGAAGTGCCGGACATCAGCCCGGCAGAGCTGCCGCGGCCGCCCCAGGAGGACAGGCTCACCACGGCCCAGGAGGTGCTGAGCACGGCTCGGGGGATGCTGACCCCCAAG ATGGAAAAAGCTCTTGCCAACCTGGCCTTAAGAACCGCTGAAGCCGGTGCGGGGGAACCGGTGGCTTCCAAAGTACCGTCCCCTGCCAGCACCTCCAGTGCTCTGAAAGGGGTGTCCCAGGCCCTGCTCGAGAGG ATCCGGGCAAAGGAGGCGCAGAAGCTGCAGGCGCTGATGACGCGGGAACCGCAGCAGGAGGAGCGGCTCGCCATGCTGGGGCGGCTGCCAGCCATGGCCCGCATCCTGCGCAACGTCTTCGTGGCCGAGAAGAAGCAGGCGCTGACCATGGAGGTGGCTTGTGCCCGCATGGCCGACAGCTACGACGTGCAGATGCCTCCCG GCGAGATGGAAAAACACTTGCGCCTCTTCGCAGAGCTGCTGCCCGACTGGGTGGGGATCCACGCCGTCAGGACGGACACCTACATCAAACTGGACAAAGGGAAGGACCTCGGCCTCGTCACGGAGAGGCTCACCAGGGCGGCAAAGGAGGCAGAAGCCCTCTGA
- the APRT gene encoding adenine phosphoribosyltransferase isoform X2, with product MSEERLGRVRDRVRSFPDFPVPGVLFRDISPLLKDPAAFGTLIDLLEDHLRASFPKIDFIAGLDSRGFLIGPSLAQRLGIGFVLIRKKGKLPGPTESVSYALEYGKAELEIQSDAVEPGQKVVIVDDLLATGGTMWAACELMKRLRAEVLECLVIIELKLLKGRPK from the exons ATGAGCGAGGAGCGGCTGGGGAGGGTGCGCGACCGGGTGCGGTCCTTCCCCGACTTCCCGGTGCCCGGCGTGCTCTTCCG CGATATCAGCCCCTTGCTGAAGGATCCTGCGGCTTTCGGGACTTTGATTGATCTTCTGGAAGATCATTTGAGGGCATCTTTCCCCAAAATCGACTTTATTGCAG gcCTGGACTCCCGCGGCTTCCTCATAGGCCCCTCCCTGGCTCAGAGACTGGGGATCGGCTTCGTGCTGATACGGAAAAAGGGGAAGCTTCCCGGTCCGACCGAGTCGGTCTCCTACGCCCTTGAGTATGGCAAG GCTGAACTTGAAATCCAGAGCGACGCCGTGGAACCGGGACAAAAAGTAGTTATTGTAGATGACTTGCTTGCAACTGGAG GTACCATGTGGGCGGCCTGCGAGCTGATGAAGAGGCTGAGGGCTGAAGTCCTGGAGTGCCTGGTGATCATAGAGTTAAAACTCCTGAAAGG gagaccAAAGTGA